One region of Pseudoalteromonas luteoviolacea genomic DNA includes:
- a CDS encoding isocitrate dehydrogenase has translation MAKQTVTVIRGDGIGPSIIDSAIEILNAAGCDFEYKYVDAGLAALEKTGELLPPETLEAIERNKLTLKGPLTTPVGEGFTSINVTLRKQFGLYANVRPVKSFEGTQARYENIDIITVRENTQGMYSGLGQVTSEDGTEAEAMSKITREGAEKIVTFAYELAQREGRKKVTAVHKANILKSTSGLFLKVAREVGERFPDIESAEMIVDATCMKLVMNPDEFDVVVTTNLFGDIISDLCAGLVGGLGMAPGANIGENAAIFEAVHGSAPDIAGKNLANPTSVILASIQMLEYLDMGDTAERIRSAVADVIKSGDRTTRDLGGNHGTTDFTQAVIERL, from the coding sequence ATGGCTAAGCAAACAGTTACCGTTATTCGTGGTGATGGTATCGGTCCAAGCATCATCGACTCAGCAATTGAAATCTTAAACGCAGCAGGCTGTGACTTCGAATACAAATACGTTGACGCAGGTCTTGCAGCGCTAGAAAAAACAGGTGAGCTTCTTCCACCTGAAACTCTAGAAGCAATCGAGCGTAACAAGCTTACATTAAAGGGTCCTTTAACAACGCCAGTGGGCGAAGGCTTTACATCTATCAATGTTACTTTACGTAAGCAATTCGGCTTGTATGCTAACGTTCGCCCAGTTAAATCTTTCGAAGGCACTCAAGCGCGTTATGAAAACATCGACATTATCACAGTACGTGAAAATACGCAGGGTATGTACTCTGGCCTTGGTCAAGTAACGTCTGAAGATGGTACTGAAGCTGAAGCAATGTCAAAAATCACTCGTGAGGGTGCAGAAAAAATTGTCACTTTCGCTTATGAACTTGCACAACGTGAAGGTCGTAAAAAAGTCACTGCCGTTCATAAGGCAAACATCCTTAAATCAACTTCTGGCCTATTCCTTAAAGTTGCACGCGAAGTTGGTGAGAGATTCCCTGATATCGAATCAGCAGAAATGATCGTTGATGCTACGTGTATGAAACTAGTTATGAACCCTGATGAGTTTGATGTTGTTGTAACAACAAACTTATTCGGTGACATCATCTCTGATCTATGTGCTGGACTTGTTGGTGGTTTAGGTATGGCACCAGGTGCAAACATTGGTGAAAACGCAGCAATTTTTGAAGCGGTACACGGTAGTGCACCTGATATCGCTGGTAAAAACCTAGCTAACCCTACATCTGTTATCCTAGCGTCTATTCAAATGCTTGAGTACTTAGATATGGGTGACACTGCAGAGCGTATCCGCAGCGCAGTTGCTGATGTAATCAAATCTGGCGACCGTACAACCCGTGACCTTGGTGGTAACCACGGCACTACTGACTTCACACAAGCTGTGATCGAGCGTCTTTAA
- a CDS encoding DUF3192 domain-containing protein, producing MIKKVLQYIFLGLAVYAGIVYLVINFYKDDPRAMLWKDREAFNKRFISKLKPDTQMNLETVLDNLGSPDLTYVKSDEDTVFQIVYYRTQLMKPDGITTQDECTGLLFKNGQLILWGAGAIVAYEKALKNDK from the coding sequence ATGATAAAAAAAGTTCTACAATATATATTTCTAGGCCTCGCAGTATACGCTGGCATTGTCTATCTTGTTATCAACTTTTATAAAGATGATCCAAGAGCAATGCTTTGGAAAGATCGCGAAGCATTTAATAAGAGGTTCATTAGCAAACTAAAACCAGATACGCAAATGAACTTAGAAACAGTATTGGACAACCTCGGCAGCCCCGACCTTACTTATGTAAAGTCTGATGAAGATACCGTTTTTCAAATCGTATATTACAGAACACAACTGATGAAACCAGATGGTATAACCACACAAGACGAGTGTACCGGTTTATTGTTTAAAAATGGTCAGCTAATATTATGGGGTGCTGGTGCCATTGTAGCCTACGAGAAAGCGCTCAAGAATGACAAATAA
- the ppnN gene encoding nucleotide 5'-monophosphate nucleosidase PpnN, with amino-acid sequence MHVQLNPTGVLNLLSQLEVDLLQQSSTFERYQLFRNCVLAVLNVGSHTDSSYEIYKKFEDFNVKLVARERGIKIELTNPPESAFVDGTIINGIHEHIFSVIRDILFICQRHQDTLVDPKEITHMVFDMLRNADALEVNTDPNMVVCWGGHSINEQEYKYTKEVGYQLGLRGLNICTGCGPGAMKGPMKGATIGHAKQRITSNRYLGLTEPSIIAAEPPNPIVNELVILPDIEKRLEAFVRTAHAIIIFPGGAGTSEELLYLLGILLHPENNKQVLPVILTGPASSADYFDEIAMFVEKTLGKEALKKFEIIIDDPERVAKHIKSEMPNVREYRKSEGDAYYFNWTLKIEEPFQMPFEPTHENMASLNLHLDQPKEILAANLRRAFSGIVAGNVKDNGVKAIKQNGPYILEGDKSLMSDMDKLLQAFVSQGRMKLPGSKYTPCYKIQA; translated from the coding sequence ATGCATGTACAGCTAAACCCCACTGGAGTTCTTAATTTATTATCACAATTAGAAGTAGACTTACTACAACAGTCTTCAACTTTCGAGAGATATCAATTATTTAGAAACTGCGTTTTAGCGGTACTGAACGTAGGCAGTCACACAGATTCAAGTTATGAGATTTATAAAAAGTTTGAAGATTTTAATGTCAAATTAGTCGCTCGCGAGCGTGGCATAAAGATCGAATTAACGAACCCTCCCGAGTCTGCTTTTGTCGATGGCACCATCATAAATGGTATCCACGAACATATTTTTTCTGTCATTCGTGACATTTTATTCATATGCCAACGCCATCAAGATACGCTCGTTGATCCTAAAGAAATTACCCATATGGTGTTCGATATGCTTCGAAATGCTGACGCTTTAGAGGTAAACACTGACCCTAATATGGTGGTCTGCTGGGGAGGGCACTCAATTAATGAGCAAGAATACAAATATACGAAAGAGGTAGGCTATCAACTTGGTCTGAGAGGGTTGAATATCTGTACTGGGTGCGGACCTGGCGCGATGAAAGGCCCAATGAAAGGTGCCACAATAGGCCATGCTAAGCAACGTATAACCAGCAACCGTTATTTAGGTCTCACTGAACCAAGCATAATTGCAGCTGAGCCACCCAACCCCATTGTTAATGAACTGGTTATATTGCCAGACATAGAAAAGCGACTTGAAGCCTTTGTTAGAACAGCACATGCGATTATCATTTTCCCTGGCGGTGCTGGTACCTCAGAAGAGTTACTCTATTTACTCGGTATTTTGCTGCATCCAGAGAATAACAAGCAAGTTCTACCTGTAATACTAACAGGTCCCGCTTCAAGTGCCGATTACTTTGACGAAATCGCGATGTTTGTTGAAAAAACACTTGGCAAAGAAGCACTCAAAAAGTTTGAAATTATCATTGATGACCCAGAGCGTGTGGCAAAACACATTAAGTCTGAAATGCCAAATGTCAGAGAATACAGAAAGTCAGAAGGTGATGCGTACTACTTTAACTGGACATTAAAAATAGAAGAGCCTTTTCAAATGCCATTCGAACCAACGCATGAAAACATGGCATCATTAAATCTACATTTAGATCAACCAAAAGAAATATTGGCGGCAAATTTAAGACGCGCGTTTTCAGGTATTGTTGCAGGTAACGTTAAAGACAATGGCGTCAAAGCCATTAAACAGAATGGACCCTATATTCTCGAAGGTGATAAATCCCTGATGTCAGATATGGATAAACTATTGCAAGCATTTGTCAGTCAAGGACGTATGAAGCTTCCAGGCAGCAAATATACTCCATGCTATAAAATTCAAGCTTAG
- the xni gene encoding flap endonuclease Xni has translation MAHLLLIDALNLIRRIYAVDCEQAGLNDEQIIKSCSQRVKNASRKLLKITQATHAIAVFDGDKSWRYHLYSDYKATRKPMPNELKVNLENVASAFTDNNVKAYFPTQDEADDILATLAFKASNHGVASTIVSTDKGFLPLISEHIKIYDYFKQQAISADDVENKFSIDKSKLHDFWGLMGDKTNDIPGVKGVGKKTAIEVLSQFDSVEQALAHPELSSPVRKKIESDIDNFILSKSLVALRTDIEVGFTLKELRL, from the coding sequence ATGGCTCATTTATTACTCATAGACGCACTAAACCTAATACGTCGTATTTATGCCGTTGATTGCGAGCAAGCTGGTTTAAATGATGAGCAAATTATTAAAAGCTGTTCCCAAAGAGTTAAAAATGCTTCTCGTAAATTATTGAAAATTACTCAGGCTACTCATGCCATTGCCGTTTTTGATGGCGATAAAAGTTGGCGATATCACCTTTACTCAGACTACAAAGCAACGAGAAAACCTATGCCTAACGAGCTTAAGGTCAATCTAGAAAATGTTGCTTCAGCGTTTACGGATAACAATGTTAAAGCCTATTTCCCAACGCAAGATGAGGCAGATGATATTCTTGCGACACTTGCGTTCAAAGCCTCAAATCATGGTGTTGCCTCAACCATAGTGTCCACCGATAAGGGGTTTTTACCGCTCATTAGCGAACACATCAAAATTTACGATTATTTTAAGCAGCAGGCCATATCAGCAGATGATGTGGAGAATAAATTCTCTATAGATAAAAGTAAACTCCATGATTTTTGGGGATTAATGGGCGATAAGACCAACGATATTCCGGGCGTGAAGGGGGTTGGGAAAAAGACCGCTATTGAAGTACTAAGTCAATTTGATTCGGTAGAACAAGCACTGGCACATCCGGAATTATCATCACCTGTGAGAAAGAAAATCGAGTCTGACATAGACAATTTCATTTTAAGTAAATCATTGGTTGCCTTAAGAACAGACATTGAGGTGGGTTTTACGCTCAAAGAGCTTCGGCTCTAG
- a CDS encoding acetolactate synthase 3 large subunit, protein MNEQFNGSELVVKALSDLEVEFIFGYPGGSVLDLYDALFEQSDVEHILVRHEQAATHMADGYSRATGKTGVVLATSGPGATNCITGIATAYMDSIPMVVLSGQVPSNLIGDDAFQETDIVGCSRPIVKHSFNCRHAEEIPAILAKAFYLAGSGRPGPVVVELPKDVLNPQIRFNYTMPKQLDMRTYNPNKKGHTKQIKKAVEAILQAKKLVIYSGGGIILSNTSEKLTELVEKLNAPITNTLMGLGGISGSHPNFIGMLGMHGSLEANKAMANADTILALGARFDDRVTNNVSKFCPNAKIVHVDVDPTSISKTIQAHIPVVGCLDTVLSQLLEGINNSNIAIDRSAQEVWWKDITQWRAQKCLDFKTDADKIKPQTVIQKLYDVTHGNAYITSDVGQHQMFAAQYYPFKNPRQWINSGGLGTMGFGLPAAMGVKVAFPQDEVVCVTGDGSIQMNIQELSTCLQYGLNVKVVSLNNRSLGMVRQWQDMLYDGRHSSSYMESLPDFVALAESYGHIGIRVDHPDELDSALKKAFSINDRLVFLDIRVDESEHVYPMQIKHGAIDEMWLKKGVKV, encoded by the coding sequence ATGAATGAGCAATTTAACGGCTCCGAGTTAGTTGTAAAGGCGCTGAGCGATTTAGAAGTAGAGTTTATCTTTGGATATCCAGGCGGTTCTGTTTTAGACCTATATGATGCCCTGTTTGAACAAAGTGATGTAGAGCATATTCTCGTTCGTCATGAGCAAGCCGCTACGCATATGGCAGATGGGTATTCTCGTGCAACTGGCAAAACAGGTGTTGTACTTGCCACATCTGGCCCCGGAGCTACAAATTGCATTACTGGGATAGCAACCGCTTATATGGATTCGATCCCCATGGTTGTACTTTCAGGACAAGTACCATCAAACTTGATTGGTGATGACGCGTTTCAAGAAACCGATATTGTTGGATGCTCAAGGCCAATCGTAAAACATAGTTTTAACTGCAGACACGCTGAAGAGATACCGGCTATTTTAGCGAAAGCTTTTTATCTAGCAGGTTCGGGCAGGCCTGGACCTGTGGTTGTAGAGTTACCTAAAGATGTTTTAAACCCTCAAATTAGATTTAACTATACCATGCCTAAACAATTAGACATGAGAACCTATAACCCCAATAAAAAGGGGCACACTAAGCAAATTAAAAAAGCGGTCGAAGCAATTTTACAAGCGAAGAAGCTGGTTATTTATTCTGGCGGCGGAATTATACTTTCCAATACGTCGGAGAAACTGACGGAGCTTGTCGAAAAACTGAATGCCCCCATCACCAACACCCTGATGGGCTTAGGGGGGATCAGTGGCAGCCATCCAAACTTTATTGGCATGTTAGGTATGCACGGCTCTCTAGAAGCAAACAAAGCAATGGCCAATGCCGATACAATATTGGCGCTAGGAGCAAGGTTTGACGACCGCGTAACAAACAATGTAAGTAAATTTTGCCCAAATGCAAAAATTGTCCATGTTGATGTTGACCCCACGTCAATTTCAAAAACGATTCAGGCACATATTCCTGTCGTTGGTTGTTTAGACACAGTGCTTTCACAACTGCTAGAAGGCATTAACAATAGCAATATTGCTATTGATCGCAGTGCACAGGAAGTTTGGTGGAAAGACATAACCCAGTGGCGAGCGCAAAAGTGTTTGGATTTTAAAACTGATGCTGACAAGATCAAGCCACAAACCGTTATTCAAAAGTTATATGACGTCACACATGGCAATGCATATATTACCTCTGATGTTGGTCAGCACCAAATGTTCGCAGCGCAATATTACCCATTTAAAAACCCTCGCCAATGGATCAACTCAGGCGGCCTTGGCACGATGGGTTTTGGGCTTCCCGCTGCGATGGGCGTCAAGGTCGCTTTTCCTCAGGATGAAGTTGTATGCGTAACGGGAGATGGTTCTATCCAAATGAATATTCAAGAACTCTCTACCTGTCTACAGTATGGACTGAATGTTAAGGTAGTCTCTCTTAATAACCGCTCCTTGGGCATGGTGAGACAGTGGCAGGACATGCTATACGATGGTCGTCACTCAAGCTCATACATGGAGTCTCTGCCAGACTTTGTTGCTCTTGCAGAAAGCTATGGGCATATCGGGATCCGTGTTGACCACCCTGATGAACTTGATAGCGCACTTAAAAAGGCATTTTCAATCAACGATCGCCTTGTATTTTTAGATATTAGAGTTGATGAAAGCGAGCATGTTTACCCGATGCAAATAAAACATGGTGCCATTGATGAAATGTGGTTGAAAAAAGGAGTAAAAGTATAA